The DNA window AGGCTGTTCTGAagttggtttgttgttttgcagCCGAAGAAGGGTGGAGGTATATCCTTCAACTCGACTGTCACACTAACTCAGTGCTCCGAGAAGTTGGTACAGCTCATCCTCCATGAATATAGTATCCTTTTCCTAAAATGAGAGGCTCTTGTGCCAAAGGATACCCGCTGTGGGATGGCcttgctgtgtgctcagtggGGTAAGAGGAGGCCTGGGTTGATTTTCCCCATCTTTGTTCCACTGCACTATGCAGGCTCAGCCCATTGGCCCACAGCTGTGTTTAGTTATGCTGGATTTGGACCTTGACAATATTCACCTCAGAAATCTTCAACGCTGAGGTCCTCTTCAGAGAGGATTGTTCCCCTGACGAGTTCATTGATGTGATTGTAGGCAACAGGGTCTACATGCCATGCCTTTACGTGAGTATCTCAGGAACAACCTCCCTTCTGCAGCACCCAACGCGTCTTTATAGAAGGAAACTGCGTCTTCCTGAGTCTTAAAGCAGTAACAATTTGGGGATGAGGAGGTGGGCGTTTTTTGCTATTTATACCTGcgcagctgtgctgtgtgctctccTTGTGCCCTCTAGTGGCTGGCTGCCGTGGAGCAGTGTGAGCTCTGCAGCGTGGTGGCACAGCTTGCTGTTGTGCTGTGGAGCTTTTggttcctctgctgccagcactcCACATTTGAGTTCTTGTAAATGTTTCCTTGAGCCAAAGGTCATTTAATGGCTCCCTTTGATAATGACTGAGCCTGCAGCTAAATTCATGTTTTCATCCCAAATTGAGAGCTTTAGAAGGTCCAAACTTAGATTTTAGGCTCCTGAATTTCAGGAGGTTAATTTACTAAAAGCCTTGGCTTGCCTTCTGACTGATAGGATCCATGTTTCTATATCAGATGCTGAAACTGCCTTGTTACACCCACATGTACGTGTctgttttgtgttgctgctgaACTGACATCTTAAAGAATGCACTGTTTCTCATTTGACTTAGGTTTATAACAAGATTGACCAGATATCTATGGAGGAAGTGGATCGTCTTGCTCGGAGACCCCACAGTGTTGTAATCAGGTAGGAGCAGGGAgtcactgcagctttttctggTCTTCCTTCCCTTGCAGAGGCAGACTGCTTGCCTTCCTCACACCATCTGCAGGGCAGAGTGCTCGTTCCCTTGGAAGCACTGATGTATCTGTCTGGGGCTTTGCTGCTTCAAAGCtactttcctttctgaaagccCTATTAATTTCATTGTGTGCTTTTCCTGTAATGACACCATTACAGACTTTTCCCCTTGTACCCTAGCGCTGTAATTAGATGTTTCACCTTGTTCTTGTGGATCTCTAAATCACAACAGCAATAAACACAGAGTCTTTCCTGGTGTTTGACAGCTGTGGCATGAAATTGAACCTGGACTACTTGCTGGAAAAGCTGTGGGAATACCTGGCACTTACCTGCATCTACACCAAGAAACGAGGACGTAAGTTGCCATTAGCTGAGCAGAAGGTTTGAAAAGCACAAAGGGCTGCTACTCACCAAACACAGACAGGCTGCCAGCGGGGTTTGGATGCCTGGCTGTGAGTGATCtcttggaaatgctgcagttcaGTACTCCCTAACCAGCTTTCAGCATTAAGTCTTGGGaagtgctttctgtttcatctgATCCACGCACCCATTCTCTCTGCCCTGGAAGAGCTGAATTTTTATAAGGCTTTTCATGATGTTATCATGAAGAAAAGTTTGCAAGCTTGTAGCTTCCTTCCTCTAATAGTTACCGTGTGCTGTCTGTGATGAACTGATTACTGCTCCTGTTCCTTCTGTGGGAGATTTGGTGATTCCCATGCTGGGCTTTCGGAGCTCAGAAGCCTTTGATCCTCCTTTTGCTTTACTGTTCACCTGTAGCTTTTCCTGGTGGTGAAGGCACATCTATGACTTACTCCTTTTCCAAGACCTTCCTCCTCTGGCTGTGATCACAACTCTAAACTGGGTGAATATGAGAGGATTAAGGAATTTTCTGTGAGTTTGTTAAGCTGCAGAGTGGTGCCATTGTACTTAGGCAGGCGTGCTTTGGCTGTGGTGTCTCTGAAAGCCAATTCTTTGGAATGGGCTTGGAAAAGGTGAGTTGTGAGGAAAGCTATTGACTGTGACATGGAGAACTGTACTTGTGGGTACTGGAGTGTGGACAGAAGAGGTTCAGTGCTTTCAAGTACCTGGATGTCTGTTGTGTCTGGGAGGCTGCTGGCACGTGTGACCAGGCAAGGGGTTGGAGAGCAGTAAGCACAAAATGTGACACAATATCAGCATGTTAGAACATGTTCAGTGCAAAACCAGTGATTCTTTTTATCCCTTCGTTTGTTTTTTCATAGAGAGACCAGACTTCACAGACGCCATTATCCTCCGGAAAGGAGCTTCTGTGGAGCATGTGGTAATTTCTCTGTTGTTTATAATTATGAGTCTGTAGAAGGAAACTTTGGGCCTGCTGTGATTTATTTGAGCTCCTTTTTGTTACCTTCACTGGTTCCATCTGcctttggtttctttcttcactgCTACAAAAGGTCTTTTTAGAGTTACTTGACACAGAGCAGTGACAAAGCACATGGAAGCAGCAAAACTGAACTTTTGGTGAACTGTAGATTTCTGAGCagctattttgtattttaagtgcTGCTAACTGGCTTCCAAAGCCACTGTTGTAATTTCTGGTGTAGATATGGGTTGCTTTTAAATCCTGGTTAATGATCCAGTTGTTTACAAAGGGTCCCTGAGCTGCCTCAcgtgctgtctgtctgtcttgcAGTGCCACCGGATCCACAGATCATTAGCCAGCCAGTTCAAATATGCCTTGGTGTGGGTAAGTGTTTAACAGTGGTGTTTAACAACAGAATTCCTTGTCCTCGTGCATCTCTGACCGGTTGCCTTCTAACCCttctccctgtttttctttaaaggggACGAGCACAAAATACAGCCCTCAAAGAGTGGGTTTAACCCATATGATGGAGCACGAAGATGTCATTCAGATTGTAAAGAAGTAGCTCCCTTTGCTGGTGCCTGGCCCTGTCTTTAATCACTAGAATTGGATCTGACCACGTAAAAGagaaactaaacaaacaaaacaaaaaaagaaaaaatagaaaaagagagaCGTGTTCCACAGCCAGGAAAGCGAGGTGGCTTCTGTGAAGCTACTCTTAGAGAAAGGCTTAAAATGAGGCTACTGTACGtgcaggtggggatggggaagatGGGTTTCCATCTTGCAGCGTTTCAGGTGAAgtaatgtttctgaaatatatttaaacaaaggaaaaaaaagggggaacCAGTTGTTCTGGGACACAGTTCCTGCAGCCAGCAACGTCCTGCCCCACTAAGATTTGCACACGTTTGTGTGTTCATGTGCCTGCGGCTTGCTCAGCCAGTGGGAAGTTCATATGTGTGGACAAATGTGGCCCCGTGCTTTGGAACAGAGGAACCAGAGCTGGAAGAACATTGCTAATGCTTTGCTGCTTGTCTATTCACTTAATTTAAGTGTtgatctgaaagagaaaacaaagttcttcctcctctgctctccgGATGTGTTGTCTCTACAGCTTTCACTGTTGGAGGCTTCAGTCACACAAGCCCTGGTGAATTTATGATGGTCCCTCAGTTACATTAAATAATGGCACTCTGTGCCTCCTATCAGCTCTGCAGGGGGGTTTGTAGGACATCCTTGTCCAACTGGTACCGAGAGGTGAGAACTCAGTTAAGGAATGGTTAACCTGGCCAAACTGCAGCAGGGTACGATCAGAGAGTTACAGGCTGCGGTGAGGATTCAATTCTGGCATATCATGGCCCAAGGAGTTACCTTGGGAGTTTGCTCCGCTCATGTCCTGCCTGTTGGTCCCCAGGAGCATTGCTGGGGTTTGTGCTTCTATCTCAGCCCTGCCCCTTAATTCCcattgcagctcagcaccatccCATGCTGTGGGTTTTGCCCCATCTCCATTTAACGGTGTTTCTTGTTTGaatatttttcctcagaaatgtgGG is part of the Coturnix japonica isolate 7356 chromosome 14, Coturnix japonica 2.1, whole genome shotgun sequence genome and encodes:
- the DRG2 gene encoding developmentally-regulated GTP-binding protein 2; the protein is MGILEKISEIEKEIARTQKNKATEYHLGLLKAKLAKYRAQLLEPSKSSAAKGEGFDVMKSGDARVALIGFPSVGKSTFLSLMTSTASEAASYEFTTLTCIPGVIEYKGANIQLLDLPGIIEGAAQGKGRGRQVIAVARTADVVIMMLDATKGEVQRALLEKELESVGIRLNKSKPNIYFKPKKGGGISFNSTVTLTQCSEKLVQLILHEYKIFNAEVLFREDCSPDEFIDVIVGNRVYMPCLYVYNKIDQISMEEVDRLARRPHSVVISCGMKLNLDYLLEKLWEYLALTCIYTKKRGQRPDFTDAIILRKGASVEHVCHRIHRSLASQFKYALVWGTSTKYSPQRVGLTHMMEHEDVIQIVKK